A portion of the Alphaproteobacteria bacterium genome contains these proteins:
- a CDS encoding ATP-binding cassette domain-containing protein: protein MTESDDTPKIRLAGVTRSFDGLRALDAVDLRLAPRQSLVLIGGSGSGKSLLLKCILGLIVPDTGSIEVDGVETVGMPESQRMEWMRRFGVLFQRQGLFDSLTVWENVSFRLLQEPGTSRGDARDIAIEKLRQVGLSPDTADISPSELSGGMQKRTGLARAIATDPEILFLDEPTAGLDPIMSNIISDLINDRVDDLGATAISIVSDLAVVRRIADHVAMLHEGRVVWRGPVAELDETDNAYVRQFVSQSIEGPIRMPALAG, encoded by the coding sequence GTGACCGAAAGCGACGACACGCCGAAAATCCGCCTGGCCGGGGTGACACGCAGTTTCGACGGGCTGCGGGCCCTCGATGCGGTGGACCTCCGGCTGGCGCCGCGGCAATCGCTTGTGTTGATTGGCGGATCGGGCAGCGGGAAATCGCTGCTGCTCAAATGCATTCTCGGATTGATCGTTCCCGATACGGGTTCGATCGAAGTCGATGGTGTCGAGACCGTCGGCATGCCGGAAAGCCAGCGTATGGAATGGATGCGTCGCTTCGGCGTGTTGTTTCAGCGTCAGGGTCTGTTCGACAGTTTGACCGTCTGGGAAAACGTGTCCTTCCGCCTGCTGCAGGAACCGGGCACGTCACGAGGTGACGCACGGGATATCGCGATCGAGAAGTTGAGGCAGGTGGGACTGTCGCCAGACACGGCGGATATTTCGCCGTCCGAACTCTCGGGCGGCATGCAGAAACGCACCGGTCTGGCGCGCGCCATTGCGACAGATCCGGAAATTCTGTTTCTCGACGAGCCGACCGCGGGCCTCGATCCGATCATGAGCAATATCATCAGTGACCTGATCAATGACCGTGTCGACGATCTGGGGGCGACGGCGATATCGATCGTCAGCGATCTTGCCGTTGTGCGTAGGATCGCCGACCATGTTGCGATGCTGCATGAAGGTCGTGTTGTGTGGCGTGGGCCCGTCGCCGAACTCGATGAGACGGACAACGCCTATGTGCGCCAGTTCGTGAGCCAGTCCATCGAAGGGCCGATCCGGATGCCGGCGCTCGCAGGCTAG
- a CDS encoding PfkB family carbohydrate kinase — protein sequence MAEVICVGIAFLDHVFEGDFELAGGDLAFAHDFNQYGGGTAATASVTVVRLGGFSTFWGRLGDDETGLQVLDGLKRHGVQTEQVRLVPGGQSPVSSILINGDGERHETIFAGRDLDTDASWLPFGRIEDTSAILVDPCWPEAAMSALQSAYDHRIPAILDGEAGRNAVPREMIEMASHVVFSRAGLLQYSAVADMQASLEAVAATTEARVSVTAGWDGFSWLDEEGKMHSIAALDLPVIDKLGARDVFLGAFALAIGEEKDMALAAQFANTATGLKCSKPGGRGAIPCRAEIWEILDGATSA from the coding sequence ATGGCTGAAGTCATCTGTGTTGGAATCGCATTTCTCGACCACGTGTTCGAAGGTGATTTCGAACTGGCCGGCGGGGACCTCGCATTCGCACACGACTTCAATCAGTACGGCGGCGGCACGGCGGCAACCGCGAGCGTCACCGTTGTTCGTCTGGGCGGTTTCTCCACCTTCTGGGGCCGGCTTGGCGACGATGAAACGGGCCTGCAGGTACTCGACGGCCTCAAGCGACACGGGGTGCAGACCGAGCAGGTGCGTCTCGTTCCGGGTGGCCAGTCGCCGGTCTCGTCGATCCTCATCAATGGGGACGGCGAACGCCATGAAACCATTTTCGCCGGGCGAGACCTGGATACGGACGCGAGTTGGCTGCCATTCGGTCGGATCGAGGATACGAGTGCCATTCTGGTTGACCCGTGCTGGCCCGAAGCTGCCATGTCCGCGCTCCAGAGCGCATATGACCACCGAATTCCTGCAATCCTAGACGGCGAAGCCGGTCGCAATGCCGTTCCCCGTGAAATGATCGAAATGGCGAGCCACGTGGTCTTTTCGCGCGCCGGGTTGCTGCAATATTCGGCCGTGGCGGACATGCAAGCCAGCCTCGAAGCGGTCGCCGCAACAACGGAAGCGCGGGTCAGTGTCACTGCCGGATGGGACGGTTTCAGCTGGCTGGACGAAGAAGGCAAAATGCACAGCATCGCCGCGCTGGACCTCCCCGTGATCGACAAGCTGGGCGCCCGGGATGTATTTCTCGGCGCGTTTGCGCTGGCCATCGGCGAGGAAAAGGATATGGCTTTGGCGGCGCAATTTGCCAACACCGCCACCGGTCTCAAATGCTCGAAACCCGGCGGCCGCGGGGCCATCCCGTGCCGGGCGGAAATCTGGGAAATCCTGGACGGCGCAACCTCCGCCTGA
- a CDS encoding DmsC/YnfH family molybdoenzyme membrane anchor subunit, which produces MNPAYSVIFFTSASGAGYGAIVWLVVLALVGFVPLTAALGASVIIVSLALITAGLLSSTFHLGHPERAWRALSQWRSSWLSREGVAALMTYVPILIFAVGSLFFGAYDAIWIWAGLIAALLCLATVGCTGMIYASLRAIPRWSTPLVVPLYIAFAMSSGAVLVIAIASVFWPTPGLVAWCAAVITLATWMLKIAYWRQIDNAQPVATAESATGLGAIGKVRLLESPHSSENYVMREMGYTIARKHAARLRRIALLVGGVTTSLALVIAGLLAAPYATAASFVALICATIGILIERWLFFAEAQHAASLYYGASEV; this is translated from the coding sequence ATGAACCCCGCCTATTCCGTCATTTTCTTCACAAGCGCATCCGGTGCCGGTTATGGCGCCATCGTCTGGCTTGTCGTGCTCGCACTGGTCGGTTTCGTTCCCCTGACCGCGGCGCTCGGTGCGTCGGTGATCATCGTGTCTCTGGCCCTGATCACCGCGGGCCTCCTTTCATCGACCTTTCACCTGGGACATCCCGAGCGCGCCTGGCGGGCGTTGAGCCAATGGCGATCGTCATGGCTGTCGCGCGAAGGTGTGGCCGCGCTCATGACCTATGTACCGATACTGATCTTCGCCGTGGGATCCTTGTTCTTTGGCGCATATGACGCCATCTGGATCTGGGCCGGCCTGATTGCCGCACTGCTCTGTCTCGCTACCGTGGGCTGCACGGGCATGATCTATGCCAGCCTTCGCGCCATCCCGCGCTGGTCGACACCGCTGGTCGTGCCTCTCTATATCGCCTTCGCCATGTCCTCGGGCGCCGTCCTCGTGATCGCGATCGCGTCGGTATTCTGGCCCACACCCGGCCTTGTTGCCTGGTGTGCCGCCGTGATTACGCTCGCGACATGGATGCTGAAAATCGCCTATTGGCGCCAGATCGACAACGCACAACCTGTCGCCACCGCTGAATCGGCGACAGGCCTCGGCGCGATCGGCAAAGTCCGGCTGCTGGAATCGCCGCACAGCAGCGAGAACTACGTCATGCGAGAGATGGGCTACACAATCGCCCGCAAACACGCCGCACGACTGCGCAGGATCGCGCTTCTTGTCGGCGGCGTGACAACCTCCCTCGCCCTGGTCATCGCTGGCCTCCTGGCGGCCCCGTATGCCACGGCAGCATCGTTCGTCGCGTTGATATGCGCGACCATTGGCATTCTGATCGAGCGCTGGCTGTTTTTCGCCGAAGCGCAGCATGCGGCCTCCCTCTACTACGGCGCTTCAGAGGTCTAG